The DNA region CAGAGCGCGGGACCGCGCGCGCCGACTCATCCCGCGATCAGCTCAGCTCCGAGCGCCGCGGCGACGCCGGAATCGACGCCGGCCGCCCCGGGAATCGCCCTGAAGCCGGCGATGCAGGGCCTGCTCGACCGCCACGGGATCCCGCCGGCCGGCTACCTCCCCGCCATCTCGGGGATCGTGGTCGAGGTCGCCTGGAGCGACCTGCAGCCATCGCCTGGGGGTGCGATCGTCAGCGGCAACGCCATCGACCAGATGCTCACCGCGGTGCGCGCCCTCAACACCGGGCGGCCCACGCATCCCCTGGCGATCAAGCTGCGGGTCACCGGGGGCATCCACGCCCCCGCGTGGGCGAAGAGCATCGGGGGCAGCCCGGTCCGGGTGACCGACCCGACCGACAACGTGCCCGGGACGGTGGGCCGGTTCTGGTCGGAGGAATACGGGCGCGCGTACGCGAGCCTCGAGTCGCTGCTGGCCACGCGCTACGACTCGGTGCCCGAGATCCGCGAGGTGACGATGTCCCGGTGCACCACGGTGTACGACGAGCCGTTCATCCGCGACCGCAGCGACCCGGCGACGGTGGCGGCTCTGCTCGCCGCCGGATTCACCCAGGCCGCCGACGTCCGGTGCCTGAACGAGCAGATCGACGCGCACTCGGTGTGGAGATCGACTCGAAGCGGGCTCGCGCTCAGTCCGTATCAGCGGATCGACCCCGCCGCCGGCGGTGACGGCGTCGCCATCACGGTGCCGGTGATGACCCTCTGCCGCAGCCGGCTCGGAGCGCGCTGTGTGCTCGAGAACAACTCGCTGCGCAACCCGCTGCAGGGCGGCGACTACACGCCGATGTACGCGCGGATCCAACAGCTCGGACCGCCGATCTCGTTCCAGACCGCCACCGCCGCCAAGCTCGGCGGTCTCGAGACGGTGATCGGCATCGCCGCCGGCCTGGGAGCGAGCGCGGTGGAGCTGCCCCAGGGATATGGCGGGCTGGCGCCTGCCGCCCTGGCGCCGCAGGGCGGCCGGCTGACCGCGTCCGCCGGGCAGCGCTGACCCGCGTCCCCCATTCTTCGCAGGGTTGCTACGACAGCAGGGTCATGGCCTGTGCGGGCAGTGCCGATAGCATCTCAGCCATGGAGATCAAGGACTACATCACCGCGATTCGACGGCGCTTCATGGTCGTCGTCACCCTTCCGCTGCTCGCGGCGGTTGCGACCGCCGGGCTCCTGTTCGTGCAGGCCGAGCGGTTCCAGGCCACGGCCGTGGTCATCGTGCCGGCGCTCAGTGCAAAGGGGTACTCGACCAGCGCGGTGACACAGTACTTCAACACCTACAAGGACGTTCTCATCTCGAAGCCGGTGATCGACGAGCTCTCGAAGCAGACCGGCATCAAGAGCACCGAGCTGGTGCCCTATCTCACCGCGGCGACGGTCAGCGCCTCGAGCAACATCATCAACGTGACCTTCACCGGCACCACCAAGGCGCAGGCGGCCAGGGTCGCCGGGCTCGCCGCCCACCTCTCCCTCGATGCGCTGGTGGCGCCCCAGCTGTCGCTGGCACAGGCGGCGCTGGTCACGGCCAGGGGCGAGCAGTCCAGCGCCAGCGGCTCACTCGCCCAGTTCACCAGGCAGACCGGGCTGCTGTCCCCCGACGTCGACTACCGCCTCAAGGTGGCGGAGCTCTCTCAGCTCACCGTCCAGCTCGAGCAGGCGCGCATCGCCGCCGACCAGGGGCGCGTCAGCTCGCTGCAGCCGCTGATCGCGCAGCGCCAGCAGTCGCTCACCACGCTGTCGGCACAGCTCATCGCCTACCAGCAGATCAACGACGGCTACAAGTCGGCGGTCGCGTCGGTGACGCACGCGCAGCAGCAGGTCGACGGCGTCAAGGCGCTCATCGCCTCGAACGCATCCTCCAGCGCGGTGTCGGTGTCGGCTGCGGACCGGGTCTCGAGGATGCCGGTGATCGTCAAGGGCGCGTCCATCTCCGGTGTCGTCGCCCTGGTGCTCGCCCTGCTCATGATCGTCGTGCTGGAGCTGCTCCATCCGACCCGGCTCGGCGACCCCGCCGGCGCCGACGGCGACGGTGACGGCCGGCTCCCCGCTCGGCTGCTGGACGTCACCGGCGTGAGCGGCGCCGCCTGGGAGGCCGAGGCCGGCGGACACGGGAACGGCCACCACGGTGTGCCGGCCAGCGCCGACATCGCGGGACGCCCCCAGCCGTGACCCGGCTCGCGTCCGGCGGGGCGCCGGGCGCGACCGCGGCCACCCCGGGGGGCAGGCCGCGGTCGCGGTTCCTCCGCCACGCCGGCCTCACCAGCATCGCCGCGGGCGCCAGCGTCGCCTCCGGCCTCCTGTTGGACCTGGCCATCGCCGCGAGGTTCGGCGCCGGCCACGCCACCGACGCCCTCTTCGTCGCCGCGCGGATCCCGCTGGGGCTGGCGGCGGTCGCGCTGGTGATCGCCAACCAGGCGCTCACCCCCGCGTTCGCGGTGGCGCTCGAGCGCCGGGGACTGCGGGCCACCACCCGCCTGGTCTCCGCCGTGCTGACGGTGGTCGCCCTCGGCGGGGTGCTGTTCATGGCCCTCGCCGCGCTGCTGGCGACGCCACTGGTCAGGCTCACCGCCCCCGGTCTCGACCCCGCCACCACCAGCCTGGCGGCCTCGCTGGTCCTCGCCATGTTCGCGGTGGTTCCGCTGAGCTGCGGCGCGGAGGTGCTGCGCGCCCTGCTCAACGCCCGCCGCTACTACATGGCACCGGCGGCCATGGGCGTGGTGATGAACGGGCTCGCCGCGTTCGTCGTCATCACCGCCGGTGGCGACATCCGCCGCGTCGCCACCGCCTACGTCGCCGGCGCCGCCGCCCAGCTCGTCTTCATGCTGGCGCTCGCGTGGTGGCGCGGCTTCCGCTACGTGCCGACCCTCCGCCCCGGCGACGGCGCGCTCGCGCGGGTCGGCCGCCTCAGCGTGCGGCCCGGCATCGGCGGCGCGCTGAACCCGGTGGCCCGCCTCGGCGAGCAGCTGGTGGTGTCCTTCCTCCCGGTGGGATCGGTGAGCCTGCTCGGCTACGGCTCGCGACTGATCATGGCCATCGGAGGCACCGTCTTCTTCCGGTCGGTGATCGTCACGGTGATCCCCCGGCTGACCTCGGCGAGCACCCGCGGCGACGACCGCGAGGTGCTGAGGATCGCCATGGCCACGGTCCGGCTGATGCTCGCCATCTCCCTCCCGCTGACCGCCTTCCTCGCCATCCTCGGTCAACCGATGGTGCGCATCCTGTTCGAGCGCGGGAGCCTCACCCGCAGCGGCGCCGGGCTGCTCGGACTGGTGCTGGCGGTGTACGCGGCCAGCCTGGTGGGCTCGGCGGTGCAGCGGGCCCTGCTCGCCCCCTTCTTCGCCCGCCTCGACACCCGGACACCGCTGCGCAACACCGTGTACGGCATCGCCGCCAACCTGGTGCTCCTCCCGCTGTGCGTGCTCCCCTTCGGGCGGAGCGCCACCGCGGTGGTCGGAGTCGCCGTCGCATACTCGATCGCGCAGTACGTCAACGTCGGCCACGCCTGGTACCGGCTTCGCGCCACGGTGGGAGACCCTCTCCGAGGCAGCGGCCCCTGGGCGGTCCGCGTGGTCGGACTCTCGGCGGCCAGCGCGGCGGTGATGGCGATGGGATACCTGCTGCTCCGGCTCGGTGAGCCGTGGCACCGCCCCGAGCTGGCGGCCCGCACCGCGGCCACCGGCGCCGGGGGCCTGCTGGCGCTCGCTCTGGGAGCGCTGCTCATCGCCGGCGTGTGCGCCGGTGACGGCTGGCAGCGAATGCTGTCCGGCCGCCGTCACGCCGGCAGCGTGTAGTCGGGAGCCAGAGAACCATGCAGATGCACATGCCGGTCATCCGGTCGAGGGGCGGCACGCCGTCCGGCCGCGTCGGCGTTCCCCTCGCCGCCGGTGTCGCCGTGGTGCTCGGCGTCGCCGTGCAGAGCGGCGTTCAGGCGGTGTCACAGGGCAACAAGCTGCTCCTCGTCGTCCCCCTGGCCGCCGTGATCGGGCTCGCGCTGGTCGCCGTCGGCAGCGTCCGGTTCGAGCTCTTCGCCTTCGCCACCATCGCGATCCGCTCGAGCCTCGACATCGCCAAGCCGACAACGAGCACCGGCGCGGCGGGCCAGGCCACCGCCTCGGCGTCCGGGCTCGACCCCGCGGGAGCTCTCGCCGTGCTCTTCATGGTCGCCGCGCTGTTCTGGTGGCTGACCCGCCGCAGTGCCGGTCTGACCTCCCCGCCGGCCTCGGTGCATCGCATCGCGCTGATCGCCTTCAGCGGCGCGGGATTCATCAGCATCATCGGCTCCGCGGTCCCGACGGTGAGCCTGCTGGAGGCGATCCGCGTCGCCGCGGTGGTGACCATGCTCGCCGTCATGGAGGTCCTCCTCGTCGACCGCCGGCGGGTGTACCACATGGTCATCGCCATCTACGCATCGGCACTGGTGCCGGTCGGCCTGACCCTGGTCAACGCCGTCTTCCACCACTCCCAGTTCTCCAGCGGCGGCTTCGACCGCTACATGGGCACCTTCTCGCAGCCCAATCCCTTCGCCATCTACCTGACCATGCTCATCGTCATGGGGGTGGCGATGCTGCCGCACCTCGAGAGGCGCTGGCGCTACGCGCTGATCCCCCTGCTCTGCGGCTCCGCGATCTGTCTCTACCTGACCTACACCAGAAGCGCCTGGATGGCGACCGTGGTGGGCGTCGTCGTGGTCGCGGTCGTCGGCCGGCGCAGGAAGATGGTCGCGATGCTGGTCGTCGGCATGGTCGTGGTGCTGGTCGCGGTGCCCACCGTGAGCCAGCGGTTCGCCGACCTCGGGTCGTCCAACGTCAACGCCGCCGGCAATACCTCCAACTCGCTGGCCTGGCGCTTCGACTACTGGGGCCAGGTGCTCCCGCTCGCGTCGAAGGACCCGGTGACCGGCATCGGCCTGAAGATGAGCTCGTACGGCACCACGATCGCCAAGGAGCCGCACAACGACTTCCTGCGCGCCTACGTCGAGACCGGGGTGGTCGGCATCATCGCCTACCTGCTCCTGCTGGTCAGCATGGTGATGGTGGCGCGGCAGTCGCTGAAGGGGGCGGCCCCGGGGTTCGACCGGAGCATCGCGATCGGGTTCACCGGCTGCGTCACCGCCTTCGTGCTGATCAGCCTGGTCTCCAACGTGATCACCGAGGTGATCGTCCTCTGGTACTACGTCGCCTTCGCGGCGGCGGCGTACGCGGTCGTCCAGTTCAACCCGGCGCGCCGGGGTGGGGGACGGGGATGAGGATCCTGCACGTGAACAAGTTCCTCCACCGCCGCGGCGGCGCGGAGGCGTACATGGAGGATGTCGCCGACCGCCAGCGGGCCGCCGGCCACCGGATCGCCTTCTTCGCGATGGACCACCCCGACAACAGCCCCTCCGAGTTCGGGCGCCACTTCCCGAGCCGGGTCGAGCTGAACCCGCCGCCGCGCTCGCTGCACGGCCGGGCCGCGGCGGTGGGCCGGATGCTCCACTCGCCCTCGGCGCGCCGCGGCATCGAGGCCGTCCTCGAGGAGTTCCGGCCCGACGTCGTCCACCTCCACAACATCTACCACCAGCTGTCGCCGTCGATCCTCCGCCCGCTGGAGCGACGCGGCGTGGCCGCGGTGATGACCCTCCACGACTACAAGCTCGCCTGCCCGACCTACCGGCTGCTCGACCACGGCGAGGTCTGCACCGCATGCGTCGGCAGGCGCTTCCACAACGCCGTCCTGCGCCGCTGCGAGTCGGGCTCGCGGGGAGCCAGCGCCGTGGTCGCGCTGGAGCTGTCGCTGCACACCCTGTTCGGCGCCTACCGACCGGTGGGCGTGTTCGTCTGCCCGAGCGAGTTCATGGCCCGGACGATGCGCGCCGCGGGGGTCTTCCCCGACCGGCTGCGCACCCTCCGGCACTTCGCGAACACCGACGGGGTGGCGGTCCGGCAGGGTCCGGGCGAGGCCGTCGTCTTCGCCGGACGCCTCTCCGCGGAGAAGGGGGTCGACGTGCTCGTCGAGGCGGTCGCAGCCCGTCCGGGCGCGCTCCTCGAGGTGCTCGGCGACGGTCCCGACCGCGCCGCGCTCGAGGCCCTCGCCGCCGCCCGTGCGCCCGGGCGAATCCGCTTCCACGGGTCCGTGCCCAAGGCGCGGGTCGAGGAGATGGTGCGCGCCGCCCGGGCCGTCGCCGTCCCCTCGCGCTGGTACGAGAACCAGCCGATGATCGTGCTCGAGGCGTTCGCCTGCGGGGTCCCGGTGGTGGCGACGACGCTCGGCGGGCTCCCGGAGCTGGTCGAGCCCGGCCTCGATGGCCTGCTCGTCCCCGCCGCAGACGTGCCGGCGCTCACCGGCGCGCTCGGAGCCCTGCTCGACGACCCCGCCCGAGCCGTGCGCATGGGGCTCGCGGCACGGCGGAAGGCCGAGCAGCACTTCAGCCCCGCCGCTCACCTCGCCGGTCTCGACCGTCTCTACGCCGAAGCGGCTCGGGGTGTGCGCGCGCCGCGCCGCAGCACCCGCGCTTCCGGCCCCATCAGCGCCGGACGTCCGGCCGACGCCACCGCCGAGCGGTAGGGAGAACCTCACTCATGCGCCACCTGACGACCCACCGCCGCGGCTCGGTCGCGGGCCTCGCCGGCCTGGCGATCGCCCTGCTCACCGCGGGTTGCGGCCCGACGGAGACCGCGGCCCAGATCGGCGTGCGCGCCGTCCCGGTGTCGGCACCGGTGGCCGAGACGCCCAGCGACCAGCTGATCCAGGCCATCATCGACCGCCTCCAGGAGCAGCTGAAGCAGGCCGACTCCGCCCTCGACGGGAAGCTGGCGCGGCTCACCCCACAGAACCCGCAGTTCCTCGCGCTCCTGCCGGTCCTCGTCGCCGAGCGCCTCGCCGGCCTCGACCGGCTGGGCACCGCGCTCGTCGACAAGCGCCTCACCGCGGTCTACAGGATGCGCGCGCAGATCGTCGCCCTGAAGCACCTCACCGCGGCGCAGGCGGCACCCATCCTGGGCCAGATCGACCAGGCGTCGTCCGCGCTCACCTCGCTGCGCGCCACCATCCTCGCCGACACCCTTCCCGACGTCGTGCGCAACGACATCAAGAAGGTCGGCGCCCTCCACATCATCGGCTTCGTCGATCCCCTCGCCCACATGACCGCCGCCTCCGACGAGGTGCTGAACGCCGCGGACGCGCTGGTCACGGCGGCCGGCGTCCTGCAGACCCGGATCACCCAGAACGCCACCCGCCTGCTCAACCCCGCCCACGACCAGGCGCTGCTCGCCGACCTCCTGACCCAGGCCGCCACCGGGAAGCAGCAGGTGACGGCGACCCTCGCCTCGCTGAGCGGCCTGACCGCAGGCGGCTACCCCGGCAACCACGCCGCGCTGGTGTCGGCACGCAGCGCGCTCCAGACCGCCCGCGTCGCCATGGTCGCCGCCCGCAACGACGCCACCCTCGTCATCGCCGACCTCGGTGGCTGAGGCCGCCGTCGCCGCCACCACCGCCGCGAGCGCCGTCGCGGCACCGCGGCGGACGCGCGTCCTCTATATCGCGGGGACGGGCCGGAGCGGGAGCACCCTGCTCGCCGCCATCCTCGGCGAGGTCGAGGGGGTGTTCACCGCCGGGGAGCTGCGCTTCCTCTGGGAGCGCAGCCTCCTCGAGGACCGGCTCTGCGGCTGCGGGCTCCACTTCGGCGCCTGCACGCTGTGGGAGGGGGTGCTCGAGACCGCCTTCGGGGGGCGCGCCGGGATCGACGCCCGCCACGAGCTGCGCGAGCAGCGGCGCCGGACCCGCATCCGCCACCTGCCCCGCCTCCTGGTCGCCGGGGACGGTCGCGGCGTGGCGGCGAACGACGCCCACGGCGAGCACGGCGAGCGGCTGGAACGGCTCTACGCGCGGGTGGCCGAGGCCACCGGCGCCGGCGTGGTCGTCGACTCCTCCAAGCTCCCCTCCTACGCCCGGCTGCTCGACACCCTGCCCGGCGTGGACGTCCACGTCGTCCACCTCGTCCGCGACCCGCGTGCGGCCGCCCGCTCCTGGATGCGGCAGAAGCCGCAGCCCGACCGGGGGTGGCTGGCACCCATGCAGACCATCGGCCCGCTGAAGAGCGCCAGCCTGTGGGTGCTCTGGAACGCGACCGCCGAGCTGCTCTGGCGCGGGCGCCCGGACCGCTACCTGCGGGTCCGCTACGAGGACCTGATGGAGCGGCCTCAGGAGACCGTCGGCCGGATCCTCGCCATGGTCGGCATGGCCGGCGCCGCCACCCCGTTCGTCGACGAGCGGACGGTGACCCTGGGGGTCAACCACACCGTGGCCGGCAATCCCGACCGGCTGCGGCACGGCCTCACCCGGTTGCGGGCGGACGGGGGCGGGCCCGACGACCTGCGCACCCGCGACCGCCTCCTGGTCACCGCCCTCGCCGCACCCCTGCTGCTCCGCTACGGGTACGCCATGCGCCGGCCGGCGGCGGCGGGACGCGACCGGGCCGAGGACGGCTGGGTCAACGTGCAGCACCTCCCCCACCTGCGCAGGCTGGCGCACCGGGTGGAGCGCCACTGGAGGTGGGGCCGCACCCAGGGCTTCCGCCGCCTCATCGAGGAGGACCAGCTCGACCCGATCGCCCGGCTCCGCGCCGGTGCGATGCGCCGCCGCTGGGTGCGCGGGCACGCCGTGCCCCCCGGCTCGGCGGTCCCGGTGTACCTGGTCGGGCTCCAGCGATCCGGCACCAACATGGTGGTCAGGTCGCTGGAGGCGTCCGCCGAGTTCGAGGTGCACAACGAGAACGATGCCCGCGCCTTCGACCGGTTCCTGCTGCGTCCCGAGCCGGTCATCCGGTCCCTGGTCGAGACCAGCCCGCACCGGTTCGTGCTCTTCAAGCCCCTCTGCGACTCGCACCGCGTCGACGCGCTCCTCGACGGGCTGGGCACCGCCTCCGCCGGAAGGGCGATCTGGGTGTTCCGCTCGGTCGACGGCCGCACCCGGTCGGCGCTGGCGAAGTTCGGCGACCACAGCCTCCACGTGCTCCGCGAGATCGCCGAGGGACGGGGGGACGGGCTCTGGCAGGCACAGCGGATGTCCGCGGGGTCGCTCGCCCTCATCCGTGATCGCGACCTCGGGACGACGTCGCCGGAGACCGCGGCCGCGCTCCTCTGGTACGCGCGCAACCTGATCTACTTCGAGGCCGGCCTCGACGCCCGCGACGACGTGATGCCGGTGTCGTACGACGCCTTCGTCCGCGCCCCGGATGACCATCTGCGGGCGATGCGGACCTTCCTCGGCAGCCAGAGCAGCGACCTGCCGCGGGGCCCGATCCGGCCGCGGGGCGGGCCGAGCCCGGCTCCCCTGGACCTCGACCCCACGGTGCGCGCGCTCTGCGACACCCTCGACCGCCGGCTCGCGGCCACCGCCGCGGCGACTCTGCGATGCTTCGACGGCTGATCGGAGGCCTCGACTCAGCCCGACCGCGAGCCGACGCCGGCCCGCACGGCGAGGCCCACGGCCTCGAGCACGGAGTGCACCTGGAGCTTGGCGAACATGTTCTGGGTGTGGGTGCGCACCGTGTCGATGCTGAGACCGAGCTCACGGGCGACGCTGGCGCGGTCCAGGCCGCTCACCATGCACGCGAGCACATCGCGCTCACGGGGGGTGAGGAGCTTCATCAGCGCCTCGAACTCCCGATTGCGATCGCCCACGTCGCGCAGGTCGTTCAGCACCGAGGTGAGCAGGCGCGGCGGGATCCAGGTCTCGCCGCGCATCACCCCGCGAACCGCCCGCAGCAGGTCGTCGAAGCCGGCGTCCTTGCTCACGAAGCCGCGGACGCCGGCACGGATGGCGTGGGTCGCCACCTCGGCGCTGTCGTGGCCGGTGGCCACCACGATGCGCCGCTCCGGGTGGCCCTCGAGGAGCCGGGGAGCGAGCTCGAGCCCGTCGGCGTCGCCCAGGTCCACGTCGAGGATCACCAGGTCCGGGGAGTGGCGCCCGGCGAGTCGCTCGGCGTCCGCGCCGCTGTGGGCGACGCCCACCACCTCGAGGTCCGGCTCGGCTCCGAGCCGAGCCGCCAGGGCGTCCGCGAAGACCTGATGGTCGTCGACGACGAGGATGCG from Candidatus Dormiibacterota bacterium includes:
- a CDS encoding glycosyltransferase, whose amino-acid sequence is MRILHVNKFLHRRGGAEAYMEDVADRQRAAGHRIAFFAMDHPDNSPSEFGRHFPSRVELNPPPRSLHGRAAAVGRMLHSPSARRGIEAVLEEFRPDVVHLHNIYHQLSPSILRPLERRGVAAVMTLHDYKLACPTYRLLDHGEVCTACVGRRFHNAVLRRCESGSRGASAVVALELSLHTLFGAYRPVGVFVCPSEFMARTMRAAGVFPDRLRTLRHFANTDGVAVRQGPGEAVVFAGRLSAEKGVDVLVEAVAARPGALLEVLGDGPDRAALEALAAARAPGRIRFHGSVPKARVEEMVRAARAVAVPSRWYENQPMIVLEAFACGVPVVATTLGGLPELVEPGLDGLLVPAADVPALTGALGALLDDPARAVRMGLAARRKAEQHFSPAAHLAGLDRLYAEAARGVRAPRRSTRASGPISAGRPADATAER
- a CDS encoding sulfotransferase, producing the protein MAEAAVAATTAASAVAAPRRTRVLYIAGTGRSGSTLLAAILGEVEGVFTAGELRFLWERSLLEDRLCGCGLHFGACTLWEGVLETAFGGRAGIDARHELREQRRRTRIRHLPRLLVAGDGRGVAANDAHGEHGERLERLYARVAEATGAGVVVDSSKLPSYARLLDTLPGVDVHVVHLVRDPRAAARSWMRQKPQPDRGWLAPMQTIGPLKSASLWVLWNATAELLWRGRPDRYLRVRYEDLMERPQETVGRILAMVGMAGAATPFVDERTVTLGVNHTVAGNPDRLRHGLTRLRADGGGPDDLRTRDRLLVTALAAPLLLRYGYAMRRPAAAGRDRAEDGWVNVQHLPHLRRLAHRVERHWRWGRTQGFRRLIEEDQLDPIARLRAGAMRRRWVRGHAVPPGSAVPVYLVGLQRSGTNMVVRSLEASAEFEVHNENDARAFDRFLLRPEPVIRSLVETSPHRFVLFKPLCDSHRVDALLDGLGTASAGRAIWVFRSVDGRTRSALAKFGDHSLHVLREIAEGRGDGLWQAQRMSAGSLALIRDRDLGTTSPETAAALLWYARNLIYFEAGLDARDDVMPVSYDAFVRAPDDHLRAMRTFLGSQSSDLPRGPIRPRGGPSPAPLDLDPTVRALCDTLDRRLAATAAATLRCFDG
- a CDS encoding O-antigen ligase family protein, translated to MHMPVIRSRGGTPSGRVGVPLAAGVAVVLGVAVQSGVQAVSQGNKLLLVVPLAAVIGLALVAVGSVRFELFAFATIAIRSSLDIAKPTTSTGAAGQATASASGLDPAGALAVLFMVAALFWWLTRRSAGLTSPPASVHRIALIAFSGAGFISIIGSAVPTVSLLEAIRVAAVVTMLAVMEVLLVDRRRVYHMVIAIYASALVPVGLTLVNAVFHHSQFSSGGFDRYMGTFSQPNPFAIYLTMLIVMGVAMLPHLERRWRYALIPLLCGSAICLYLTYTRSAWMATVVGVVVVAVVGRRRKMVAMLVVGMVVVLVAVPTVSQRFADLGSSNVNAAGNTSNSLAWRFDYWGQVLPLASKDPVTGIGLKMSSYGTTIAKEPHNDFLRAYVETGVVGIIAYLLLLVSMVMVARQSLKGAAPGFDRSIAIGFTGCVTAFVLISLVSNVITEVIVLWYYVAFAAAAYAVVQFNPARRGGGRG
- a CDS encoding lipid II flippase MurJ, which produces MTRLASGGAPGATAATPGGRPRSRFLRHAGLTSIAAGASVASGLLLDLAIAARFGAGHATDALFVAARIPLGLAAVALVIANQALTPAFAVALERRGLRATTRLVSAVLTVVALGGVLFMALAALLATPLVRLTAPGLDPATTSLAASLVLAMFAVVPLSCGAEVLRALLNARRYYMAPAAMGVVMNGLAAFVVITAGGDIRRVATAYVAGAAAQLVFMLALAWWRGFRYVPTLRPGDGALARVGRLSVRPGIGGALNPVARLGEQLVVSFLPVGSVSLLGYGSRLIMAIGGTVFFRSVIVTVIPRLTSASTRGDDREVLRIAMATVRLMLAISLPLTAFLAILGQPMVRILFERGSLTRSGAGLLGLVLAVYAASLVGSAVQRALLAPFFARLDTRTPLRNTVYGIAANLVLLPLCVLPFGRSATAVVGVAVAYSIAQYVNVGHAWYRLRATVGDPLRGSGPWAVRVVGLSAASAAVMAMGYLLLRLGEPWHRPELAARTAATGAGGLLALALGALLIAGVCAGDGWQRMLSGRRHAGSV
- a CDS encoding response regulator transcription factor, with the protein product MSTRGAAAVGEEPAGSGIRSVRILVVDDHQVFADALAARLGAEPDLEVVGVAHSGADAERLAGRHSPDLVILDVDLGDADGLELAPRLLEGHPERRIVVATGHDSAEVATHAIRAGVRGFVSKDAGFDDLLRAVRGVMRGETWIPPRLLTSVLNDLRDVGDRNREFEALMKLLTPRERDVLACMVSGLDRASVARELGLSIDTVRTHTQNMFAKLQVHSVLEAVGLAVRAGVGSRSG
- a CDS encoding Wzz/FepE/Etk N-terminal domain-containing protein — encoded protein: MEIKDYITAIRRRFMVVVTLPLLAAVATAGLLFVQAERFQATAVVIVPALSAKGYSTSAVTQYFNTYKDVLISKPVIDELSKQTGIKSTELVPYLTAATVSASSNIINVTFTGTTKAQAARVAGLAAHLSLDALVAPQLSLAQAALVTARGEQSSASGSLAQFTRQTGLLSPDVDYRLKVAELSQLTVQLEQARIAADQGRVSSLQPLIAQRQQSLTTLSAQLIAYQQINDGYKSAVASVTHAQQQVDGVKALIASNASSSAVSVSAADRVSRMPVIVKGASISGVVALVLALLMIVVLELLHPTRLGDPAGADGDGDGRLPARLLDVTGVSGAAWEAEAGGHGNGHHGVPASADIAGRPQP